The following coding sequences lie in one Candidatus Neomarinimicrobiota bacterium genomic window:
- the flgC gene encoding flagellar basal body rod protein FlgC, giving the protein MGGVFKVFKNAFQGLSTYMKKVELISENIANAEKLPDEKGNLYHRKVVEFVDREKSGFGFFDELKVSLKTTNTKHINRPHFLKDNVKDKKMIFKVKEIPGEKLVYDPDNPKADENGFVRMPNVEVINEMVDMISAVRSYEANVTIMDSAKEMAKRILRL; this is encoded by the coding sequence ATGGGTGGTGTGTTTAAGGTTTTTAAAAATGCTTTTCAGGGTTTAAGTACCTATATGAAAAAAGTTGAATTAATATCAGAAAATATTGCCAATGCTGAAAAACTACCGGATGAGAAAGGAAACCTTTATCATAGAAAAGTTGTCGAATTTGTCGACAGGGAAAAATCAGGTTTCGGTTTTTTTGATGAGTTGAAAGTGAGTTTAAAAACTACTAATACTAAACATATTAACCGGCCTCACTTTTTAAAGGATAATGTTAAAGACAAAAAAATGATTTTTAAGGTTAAAGAGATACCAGGTGAAAAACTGGTTTATGATCCTGATAATCCTAAAGCTGATGAGAATGGATTTGTAAGAATGCCAAATGTAGAGGTGATAAATGAAATGGTAGATATGATCTCGGCAGTCAGAAGTTATGAGGCAAATGTGACAATAATGGATTCAGCAAAAGAAATGGCGAAAAGGATTTTGAGGTTATAG
- a CDS encoding sigma-54-dependent Fis family transcriptional regulator, with amino-acid sequence MPGKKLLIVEDDYSMRTILKEALEESGYEVSDAKDGETALNMLEENSYDLVISDLMMPGMDGIKLLEIIKIKYPGIGVFIITAYGTVERAVEALQKGAYDFITKPFSISHLKTRIENFFNYQYLKNENKELKRKLDREEKYKKIVGKSEVIKKILEQIDIVARTDMPVFIQGESGTGKELIAEAIHYSSDRNDGPFIRVNCSAIPETLFESTLFGHEKGAFTNAMRTFKGMFEEANGGTFLLDEISEIPISMQVKLLRVLQEGKITRVGSTKEIPVDVRIIATTNRDIKQLVVSGKFREDLFFRLNVFPIYIPPLRERIEDIPLLVEHFIRKYGDKYNNCREKRVDPETIGHLMKYRWPGNIRQLENVIKRAILLSGEESVIKRKHLQVEIDEIGSKETSEFDYVMSLAEMERKLIFNALKKTRNNRTHAAKLLGISVRTLRNKLNEYRKLGLLPEEFV; translated from the coding sequence ATGCCTGGGAAAAAATTACTAATAGTTGAAGATGATTATAGTATGAGGACAATTTTAAAAGAAGCTCTGGAAGAATCAGGTTATGAAGTTTCTGATGCCAAGGATGGTGAGACTGCACTGAATATGCTCGAGGAAAATAGTTATGATCTCGTTATATCTGATCTTATGATGCCAGGCATGGATGGAATTAAGTTACTGGAGATTATAAAGATAAAATATCCGGGGATAGGAGTATTTATAATTACAGCGTATGGAACAGTGGAAAGAGCTGTTGAAGCACTTCAAAAGGGTGCATACGATTTTATTACCAAACCCTTTTCGATATCTCATTTAAAGACCAGGATAGAAAACTTTTTCAACTATCAGTATTTGAAAAATGAAAATAAGGAGCTAAAGAGAAAACTGGATAGGGAGGAAAAATACAAAAAGATAGTGGGGAAAAGTGAGGTTATTAAGAAAATTCTCGAGCAGATTGATATTGTTGCAAGGACAGATATGCCTGTTTTTATCCAGGGTGAAAGTGGTACTGGAAAAGAATTAATTGCTGAGGCAATTCATTATAGTAGTGATAGAAATGATGGTCCATTTATAAGGGTTAATTGTTCCGCTATACCAGAGACACTTTTCGAAAGTACTCTTTTTGGTCATGAGAAAGGTGCTTTTACAAACGCCATGCGAACATTTAAAGGAATGTTCGAGGAAGCCAATGGAGGGACATTTTTACTTGATGAAATAAGTGAAATACCTATTTCAATGCAGGTTAAACTACTCAGAGTTTTACAAGAGGGTAAAATTACTAGGGTCGGTTCCACAAAGGAAATCCCTGTTGATGTAAGAATAATAGCTACCACAAATAGAGACATTAAACAACTAGTTGTCAGTGGTAAGTTTAGAGAGGATCTGTTTTTTAGGCTGAATGTGTTTCCTATTTATATCCCACCGCTAAGAGAGAGGATAGAGGATATACCTTTACTTGTAGAGCATTTTATTAGAAAGTATGGGGATAAATATAATAATTGTAGAGAAAAGAGGGTTGATCCTGAAACTATAGGTCATTTGATGAAGTACCGTTGGCCTGGAAATATAAGACAGCTGGAGAATGTAATAAAAAGGGCAATACTATTAAGTGGAGAAGAAAGTGTTATAAAGCGGAAACATTTACAGGTGGAAATAGATGAGATTGGTTCAAAGGAAACGAGTGAATTTGACTATGTTATGAGTCTTGCGGAAATGGAACGCAAACTTATATTTAATGCCTTGAAGAAGACACGAAACAACAGAACTCACGCAGCAAAATTACTGGGAATTAGCGTCAGGACACTGCGTAATAAATTAAATGAATACAGGAAACTTGGCTTGCTACCTGAGGAATTTGTATAA
- a CDS encoding response regulator, protein MEIKPEDVKVLIIDDEKLILDQLKFFLSEKGYNVEVTDDSKVAMSMIEEKNFDIILTDLVMPHFTGMDIVKKLKDLNKDSQVIIITGFATTDSAIEAIKYGVYDYIRKPFNLKELLVVLNRAAEKLYLSRENSALTNKMKEMLYTVTTLYEVCSILYQVDNVDFAKGIIIDTITEGLKIKKMALLLKKGDRFVVDSSHGISDKFGKNFYFSLGEEINGKKINGEEIIVLDKLNKEIKVGSRSLDIKEDYGLSFVVPIKYMDEVYGFLCVFDLPSDGVFSIEDYIKLWSIISIQIAPAIGMICGGIKTESNYESVVQKLIRDKLREAQNLNEGVTFSLVRLIPIVDFDETKDINAVLSDVESEIKNKFGSDIEVLNDGIDTLIVAIPRLHPIDIEKGYEEIRKRIKDKYFNQVKKSYIALAYGFANYPEDGEKFGDIFISLKENLFKSIIS, encoded by the coding sequence ATGGAAATTAAACCTGAGGATGTAAAAGTATTAATTATTGATGATGAAAAATTAATATTGGATCAATTGAAATTCTTTTTATCTGAAAAAGGATATAATGTGGAGGTAACTGACGATTCTAAAGTGGCTATGTCAATGATTGAAGAAAAGAACTTCGATATAATACTTACTGACCTAGTAATGCCTCATTTTACTGGTATGGATATAGTAAAAAAGTTAAAAGATTTAAACAAGGATTCTCAGGTTATAATAATTACAGGTTTTGCAACCACAGATAGTGCAATCGAAGCAATAAAATATGGGGTGTATGATTATATACGTAAGCCATTTAATTTGAAGGAACTCCTTGTAGTTTTAAATAGAGCTGCAGAAAAGTTATATCTGAGCAGAGAAAATTCTGCGCTTACAAATAAAATGAAAGAAATGCTTTATACTGTAACTACACTTTATGAGGTTTGTTCTATACTTTATCAGGTTGATAATGTAGACTTTGCAAAAGGTATCATAATTGATACAATAACCGAAGGATTGAAAATTAAAAAGATGGCGCTCCTTTTAAAGAAGGGGGATAGGTTCGTTGTTGATTCCTCACATGGCATTTCTGATAAGTTTGGTAAAAATTTTTATTTCTCCTTAGGAGAAGAAATTAATGGGAAAAAGATCAATGGTGAAGAGATAATAGTTTTGGATAAACTTAATAAGGAGATAAAGGTTGGTTCAAGAAGTCTGGATATAAAAGAAGATTATGGTTTATCTTTTGTAGTTCCAATAAAGTATATGGATGAGGTATATGGATTCCTTTGTGTTTTTGACCTGCCTAGTGATGGTGTTTTTTCTATCGAGGATTATATAAAACTCTGGAGTATTATCTCAATACAAATTGCGCCAGCGATTGGAATGATCTGCGGGGGAATCAAAACCGAATCAAATTATGAGAGTGTCGTTCAAAAGCTGATTAGAGATAAATTACGTGAGGCTCAAAATCTCAACGAAGGTGTGACTTTTTCACTTGTTAGGTTAATTCCTATAGTGGATTTTGATGAAACCAAAGATATAAATGCAGTTTTAAGTGACGTTGAATCTGAGATAAAAAATAAGTTCGGTAGTGATATAGAGGTCTTAAACGATGGCATAGATACTTTGATTGTAGCTATACCCAGATTACATCCAATTGACATCGAGAAGGGATATGAGGAAATTAGAAAGAGAATAAAGGATAAATATTTTAATCAAGTTAAGAAAAGTTATATTGCCTTAGCATACGGATTTGCAAACTATCCAGAAGATGGCGAAAAATTCGGAGATATATTTATAAGCCTTAAAGAAAATCTTTTTAAATCAATTATTTCATAA